One Chryseobacterium tructae genomic window, AGGTCTTCACGGTCTTCTAGAAGATTCATATAAGTATTCCAGAAGTTGCGGCTGCCATCTTTGTGCTGCTGAAGATATTCCTGGGTTTTTATATAAGCATGATCTGTTACTATGTTCAGATCCTGTTTTTTGATCAGCTTCAGGTAGGTATCATGTATACTTGTTAATACAATAGGCATACTCCAGCCATCCAATACTGCATGGTGATTACTGAAAAGACAGGTATAATGCTTATCAGAACGTTTAAACAGATACACTCTGAATAATCCTCCTTTTGATAAATCATATACTTCAAAGCGATCATTTTGGGTAACTTTTCTAATCAATTCTTCTTGCCCATCTTCATTCATTAGGCTTAAATCCTGATAACGCCAATCTAAGACTCCTTTTTTATCGATAATCTGGATAATTTCTCCGTTCCAGTCAAATCTAAGTCTTAATGCCGGAAATTGTTGCTGAGTGTAAGACCATGCTTCTATAAGAGCCTCTACATTAATATCAGAAAGGTAATCCCATATCAGCTGCACACGATAGGCATCATCTTTATCACCCTGGTTCAATGCATGATATACAAATCCTTCCTGAAGGCTGTTGGCCAAATATATTTTATCTACTTCTGCTGATTCCTGAACTGATAAGAGTTGTTTATGATCAATAATGTAATCAATATCTGAACGGGTAAGGAAGCTGCGTTTTGATTGAGAGAGTTCTTCCACCACATGAATAATATGTTCTCTAAAACATTGTGCAAGCCGTTCTGCCTGTTGCTGAGACAGATACGCTGAAATACTAAACCGAAGCTGCCCATTCAGTACTCCACCATTAATGCTGATAATATGACTATCTCTATTCTGCTTTCCAATGGAAATCCCTGTGTCTTCTGCCGCAATAAACCATGTTTTTTCACCAGAATGATCTTCCTGATCAAGTTGTCCAAGATAGTTGAATCCTATCTTTGGAAGTTCATGATAAGTATAGCCTAGAAGCCCTCCGTATCCAATACCATGATCAGGAATTTCTCTTAAGGCTTCTTTCGTCAGTATTACAGTATCACTCACATTTGCTCCTATCTCCAGTAATAGCGGATACATGGAGGTAAACCAACCTACTGTCTCTGTAATATCCAGATTATTGAATATGTCTTCACGCCCATGTCCTTCCAATACAATAGCATGACGGAGTTCTCCTGTGAAATCTGTAAGTGCTGACGCTAATGCCGCCAGTAATAAATCATTGATCTGGGTATGATATATATGATGCCCTCTTCTAATCAATTTCTGTAGTATTCTGATCTAGAAGAAGAATATCATGATGATATTCAGTACCGGAAATTTCCTCAATAACCCGATTGCTTTGATCCACCTGAGCCGTTATTTTATTCCAGTAGGCTAATTCTCTTTCTTTGGATTCAGTATCTTCTGATTTATAATTTTTAATTGCTTTTACCCATTGACGGTAACTACTTCCTTTTTGAGATATTGTAATATTCTCTCCTTTTTCAAGCGTCTGGTATATGTTTCTGAGATCTTCAAGAATAATTCTCCAACTCACCGTATCAATGATGAGGTGATGGAAAGCAAAGAAAATTCTTGCGGTTTTATCCTGATATCCTGTGATGTAGCCTATCGTATAGAGTGGTGCTTTTTCAATATTAAACTGTTCCTGCCATGTAGTGAATATTTTTGAAAGTTCTTCTCCGTCTATTTTAGATGCATCAAGATAATTGATCTTTGCCTCTGTATTCTGATTTCCATAATACTGTCTGTAATTTCCTTTTTCAAGCGAATAATACAATCTAAATGCATCATGTTTCTCAATCAGAAGCTCCATACTTTTCTCTAAAAGAATGTTATTCAGTTCCGGAACATTAATCAAAAAAGCCTGGTTCCAGTAGTTTGAATCCGCTAGGTACCCCTTTTCTTTTTCGCTAAAAAACCATTCCTGAACGGGTAAAAGCGGAACTTCCCCAGTAAGGAAGCCTTGCTCTGTAAAAATTTCGATCGGATTTTCGGATTTTTTATCTTCCATCAGAATAGCAATTGCTGCTGCTGTTCTTGAGGAGAATATTTCTTTCACACTCAATCGTATATCCAGACGTTGTTTTATTTTTCCTACCAGCTGAATACTGATGATACTGTCTCCTCCTAATCTGAAGAAATCGTCATAGATACTTATATTTTCAGCTTTGATTCCCAACACTTCCCCATAAATCTCTACGATGCTTTTTTGAAGTTCCGTTTCCGGAGCAGAATATTCTTTATTCCCTGTAAAATCAGGTTCAGGTAAAGCCTTTTTATCTAATTTTCCATTGATAGTTAATGGTAAAGCCTCTAAATGAACAAAAGCTCCGGGAATCATATATTCCGGAAGTGCTTCTGAAAAATATTCTGAGAGTATTGCCGAATCAATCACTTCGTCCGAAACATAGTACCCTGCAAGATATTTAATTCCTGATTTATTTTCTTTTGCTATTACCGCAACCTGACGGATTCCGGGATAATTCAGTAAAGTATTTTCTATCTCTCCTAACTCAATACGATACCCACGGATTTTCACCTGAAAGTCATTTCTGCCTATATACTCCAATTCTCCGTTTGGTAACCAGCGGACTAAATCCCCTGTTCTATACAGTCTTTTATTCTCATTTTTTTCATTCTGTTCCGGAGTTTGGAAAGGATTAAGGATAAAACGTTCTTCTGTAAGTTCAGGACGATTCAGATAGCCTCTGGCAATACCTGCTCCACCAATATAAAGTTCACCGACTGCACCCACAGGTACCGGACGTTGATAATGATCCAGAACATAGACCGTCATATTGCCAATGGCTCCTCCGATATTCACAGGATTGTCATCTTCATTATAATGGTGCAACGTAGCACATACTGTACTTTCTGTAGGGCCATATGCATTAATAAGATCTACACCATGCTCTTTATACAACTTCATGACCTGCGGATTGGTAACATCTCCTGCCACCACCATTTTTCTAATGGCAGAATATGATCTTTCGTAAGAAGTACAGGTGGTATGGTTGCAATACTGATTTTATTTTCTTGTATATACTTCCGTAAAGCAACAAGATCCGTTTGTTTGTCTTTTTCAAGGATGTAAATGCTATGCCCGTGAGTAATGGATGGATACAATTCCCACACGTGTGCATCGAATACATAATTAGCATACCACAGACAGTTTTTATGAACCGATTCTGACTTCAGTCCAAATTCTTTGGCTTCCTGCTCTATTAAATTAGCTACACTTCGATGTTCGATCATTACTCCTTTTGGAAGTCCTGTAGTTCCACTAGTATAAATTACATAAGCCAGATTTTCCGGTTGTACTTTTGTTACCGGATTTTCAGAAGACAGGGTTTCCAGCATAGCCTGAAATGCAATGGCATCGATGGAAATTACTTCTGATGAGACCTCTTTTAGCTTTCCTATTGTTTCTTCTTCTGCCAATATTATTTTGGCTTCGGTATCTTGAAGAATGTGCTCTATTCTTTCTGCCGGATATGAAGGATCCATCGGTACATAGGCTGCACCGGATTTTAATACTGCCAAAATCGCAATAAGCATTTGTTCAGAGCGGTTCAGACATAACGGAACAATACTATCGGGTTGAAGGCTATAAGTTTCAATAAGATGGTTAGCCAAGCGATTAGCACGCTCATTAAGTTCACGGTAAGACAATCTTGCCTCCCTATATCCTACAGCGATCTGATTCGGAGTTTTCGCAACCTGTTTTTCGAATAACCTGTGAATGGTTGTATCGGAAGGATAAAATACATCTGTTGCGTTCCATTCTTCTGTTATTTTTTCACTGACTTCTTCAGATATTAAGCGAAGATCACACAATTTGGTTTCTTCCAGTCTGATCTCATTACCGAAGGCCTGTTCAAGAAGGTACAAATAAGAATCAATCATAGCATTCACTGTTTCTCTTGCAAAAACGGCATGAGCATAATTGAACATCCCTTGAATCGTTTCTTCCCCATCGTCGATCATAGTGGTCAGATCAAATTTAGCAACCTGATAGTTTGCTTCTCCTTCATAAGGATGGAATAAAGCCTCTGTATTATCTGTATTTCTTCCGAAACTCTGAAGCCCAAACATTACCTGAAATACTGGATGGCGGGACATATCCTGCTCTACACCCAATTCTTCTACCAGTTTCTCGAACGGAAGATCCTGATGAGACTGCGCTTCTATTACTGATTGAGATATCTGAAGAATAAAATCTTTAAGGCTTTGCTCAGTATCTATCTTTTCTCTTAATGCCAGTGTATTCACAAAGAATCCGATCATCTCTTCAAGACCTGCATGATGTCTGTTGGCAATAGGGCTTCCTACTACAATATCATCCTGACCGGAATAGGCCGCTAACATCAGATAATATCCTCCAAGCATTACACTGTATAAACTCACACCCAAGTCTTTAGATGTTTTTCTCAGTCCCTGGGCTACATTTGAAGATAATACAAAATGAATGGTTTCTCCTTCATAAGAAACCTGATTTGGCCTTTTATGATCGGTAGGTAAATTCAAGGTCTGAAAATCATCCAGTTTTGTTTTCCAATAGTCTACCTGACGCTCAAGTCTCTCTCCGGAAAGGTAATGTCTTTGCCACAATGCAAAGTCTTTATATTGCACCTTAACTTCTGAAAGCTGAGGTTCTTCCCTTTAATAAGAGCATTGTAAATTGTTTGTATTTCTTTTAAGAAAATATCCGTTGACCAACCATCAAATGCAATATGATGAATCACCACTGACAAATGATGGTGGTCTCCTAACCTAAAAATGCTAATTTCTATAGGAAGTTCTTCATCCAGACGGAAAATTTTATTAGA contains:
- a CDS encoding condensation domain-containing protein, translating into MVVAGDVTNPQVMKLYKEHGVDLINAYGPTESTVCATLHHYNEDDNPVNIGGAIGNMTVYVLDHYQRPVPVGAVGELYIGGAGIARGYLNRPELTEERFILNPFQTPEQNEKNENKRLYRTGDLVRWLPNGELEYIGRNDFQVKIRGYRIELGEIENTLLNYPGIRQVAVIAKENKSGIKYLAGYYVSDEVIDSAILSEYFSEALPEYMIPGAFVHLEALPLTINGKLDKKALPEPDFTGNKEYSAPETELQKSIVEIYGEVLGIKAENISIYDDFFRLGGDSIISIQLVGKIKQRLDIRLSVKEIFSSRTAAAIAILMEDKKSENPIEIFTEQGFLTGEVPLLPVQEWFFSEKEKGYLADSNYWNQAFLINVPELNNILLEKSMELLIEKHDAFRLYYSLEKGNYRQYYGNQNTEAKINYLDASKIDGEELSKIFTTWQEQFNIEKAPLYTIGYITGYQDKTARIFFAFHHLIIDTVSWRIILEDLRNIYQTLEKGENITISQKGSSYRQWVKAIKNYKSEDTESKERELAYWNKITAQVDQSNRVIEEISGTEYHHDILLLDQNTTEID
- a CDS encoding non-ribosomal peptide synthetase, whose amino-acid sequence is MWQRHYLSGERLERQVDYWKTKLDDFQTLNLPTDHKRPNQVSYEGETIHFVLSSNVAQGLRKTSKDLGVSLYSVMLGGYYLMLAAYSGQDDIVVGSPIANRHHAGLEEMIGFFVNTLALREKIDTEQSLKDFILQISQSVIEAQSHQDLPFEKLVEELGVEQDMSRHPVFQVMFGLQSFGRNTDNTEALFHPYEGEANYQVAKFDLTTMIDDGEETIQGMFNYAHAVFARETVNAMIDSYLYLLEQAFGNEIRLEETKLCDLRLISEEVSEKITEEWNATDVFYPSDTTIHRLFEKQVAKTPNQIAVGYREARLSYRELNERANRLANHLIETYSLQPDSIVPLCLNRSEQMLIAILAVLKSGAAYVPMDPSYPAERIEHILQDTEAKIILAEEETIGKLKEVSSEVISIDAIAFQAMLETLSSENPVTKVQPENLAYVIYTSGTTGLPKGVMIEHRSVANLIEQEAKEFGLKSESVHKNCLWYANYVFDAHVWELYPSITHGHSIYILEKDKQTDLVALRKYIQENKISIATIPPVLLTKDHILPLEKWWWQEMLPIRRS